In Tachysurus fulvidraco isolate hzauxx_2018 chromosome 11, HZAU_PFXX_2.0, whole genome shotgun sequence, one DNA window encodes the following:
- the sfrp2l gene encoding LOW QUALITY PROTEIN: secreted frizzled-related protein 2-like (The sequence of the model RefSeq protein was modified relative to this genomic sequence to represent the inferred CDS: inserted 1 base in 1 codon; substituted 1 base at 1 genomic stop codon): MDKRFLLFLACALLHGISAGKTQDVRLDELTADVVSDFVMSVEFSSARSVCRPVPIDMTLCRGIGYAHMRLPTLLGHESARETVQQSGAWLPLVHKRCHQDTTRFLCSLFAPACLSRLNMPVRPCRNLCENVRNACAPAMNAFGFPWPDAFNCXRFPGFNTTLCVPGSEDSRRSQLEVLDVIQAFRLQIGSSSLEGGDLRLEPQGRSRVLRSEGGVMQQQVAMQQSALWLTDAANYSCQALEGRSLGPLLAVGNTEGGRIVLSXLVKWPHHEKELKRFTRKLSKKPC, encoded by the exons ATGGACAAACGGTTCTTGCTTTTCCTCGCGTGCGCACTGTTGCATGGCATTAGTGCCGGTAAAACACAGGATGTTCGATTAGACGAACTGACGGCAGACGTGGTTTCCGACTTTGTAATGTCAGTGGAGTTCAGCAGCGCGCGCTCTGTGTGCAGGCCCGTACCGATTGACATGACTCTTTGCCGTGGAATTGGGTACGCGCACATGCGGCTTCCCACGCTGCTTGGCCACGAGAGCGCGCGTGAAACGGTGCAACAATCCGGCGCGTGGCTGCCTCTGGTCCATAAACGGTGTCACCAAGACACCACCCGGTTCCTGTGCTCGCTCTTCGCCCCCGCGTGCCTGTCGAGGCTCAACATGCCCGTGCGCCCGTGCAGGAACCTCTGCGAGAACGTGCGCAACGCGTGTGCGCCTGCCATGAACGCTTTTGGTTTTCCGTGGCCGGACGCGTTTAACT ACCGCTTCCCCGGATTTAATACCACACTGTGCGTTCCCGGAAGTGAGGACTCCAGGCGCAGCCAACTGGAGGTTCTTGACGTCATtcaag CATTCAGACTTCAGATTGGTTCCTCATCCCTGGAGGGCGGGGACCTACGGTTAGAACCTCAGGGGCGGAGTCGGGTCCTGCGTTCGGAAGGTGGAGTTATGCAGCAACAGGTGGCAATGCAGCAGAGCGCCCTCTGGCTGACAGACGCCGCTAACTATTCATGTCAGGCGCTGGAGGGCCGGAGTCTTGGTCCACTACTGGCAGTGGGAAACACGGAAGGTGGACGCATTGTTCTCTCCTGACTTGTGAAATGGCCACACCACGAGAAAGAGCTAAAAAGGTTTACAAGGAAATTGAGCAAGAAGCCATGCTGA
- the LOC113637956 gene encoding sarcolipin, which translates to MDRTTQELFLNFMIVLITVLLMWLLVRSYQEA; encoded by the coding sequence ATGGACCGAACCACACAGGAGCTCTTTCTGAACTTCATGATTGTGCTGATCACAGTTCTGCTCATGTGGCTGCTTGTCAGATCCTATCAGGAGGCATGA
- the LOC113637954 gene encoding uncharacterized protein LOC113637954 produces the protein MAKSASRTASTASGLFEHFSKGKTVLGLTLASAVVGELECLNISLQKKTQTVSGMQDAVDCVRSYLQGKRNDKSYLELFEKATSLVNSIKLVDPIETANSRRLVAGKAVDHYRAEFFKVLDCVEVQFGERFNQDSLKSLRSLENVLLTGLLTDSVDKYPELHRGTLAVQLSLFHQKFSCSSSREAAEVLRGMPVKVRGLFDQVEVLVRILLVVPVSSCEAERSFSALRRLKTWLRATMGQDRLNSLVVCNVHKDKLDNLNINNICQEFVGPSDTRKYKFGTFV, from the coding sequence ATGGCAAAAAGTGCATCTAGGACAGCTTCAACTGCCAGTGGCTTATTTGAGCACTTTAGTAAAGGTAAGACTGTGTTGGGTCTTACACTTGCTTCTGCTGTTGTTGGAGAACTTGAGTGTCTAAACATTTCACTGCAAAAGAAGACCCAGACTGTCTCTGGTATGCAGGATGCAGTAGATTGTGTACGATCCTACCTGCAGGGAAAGAGAAATGACAAGAGCTACCTTGAATTGTTCGAGAAAGCTACATCATTGGTAAACTCCATCAAATTAGTTGACCCTATTGAGACAGCAAATTCAAGGCGTTTGGTTGCTGGCAAAGCAGTGGACCATTACAGGGCAGAGTTCTTCAAAGTATTGGATTGTGTGGAGGTTCAGTTTGGTGAACGTTTCAACCAAGATAGTCTCAAGTCTCTGCGAAGCTTAGAGAATGTGCTTTTGACTGGATTGTTAACTGATTCAGTAGATAAGTACCCAGAGTTGCACAGAGGTACTCTTGCAGTACAGTTGTCTCTCTTTCACCAGAAATTCTCCTGTAGCAGCAGTAGAGAGGCAGCAGAGGTCCTAAGGGGAATGCCAGTGAAGGTGCGTGGGTTGTTTGACCAAGTTGAGGTCCTTGTCAGAATTTTGTTGGTGGTTCCAGTGTCTTCATGTGAAGCTGAGAGGAGCTTCAGTGCATTGCGGAGACTAAAGACGTGGCTAAGGGCTACTATGGGCCAAGACAGACTTAACAGTCTGGTAGTCTGCAATGTGCACAAAGACAAGCTCGACAACCTTAACATAAACAACATATGCCAAGAGTTTGTGGGGCCCAGTGATACCAGGAAATACAAATTTGGTACTTTTGTTTAG
- the tomt gene encoding transmembrane O-methyltransferase homolog yields MVSTAIALAFVPLFLTLIIRYRFYFVLFYRAVLLRWVQDFMTGISREERVYEYVLTHAMPGDPDSVLDSFDLWCNNVEFISHIGPKKGSILDRLLKEICPLTVLELGAHCGYTTVRIARSLPLGARLYSVEMDERNARVAEKIIRLAGYDDDTVELIVRPSDEVIPRLREEFGIERLDFVFMDHWKRCYLPDLQALEDSGLLGEGSVVLADNVVFPGAPSFLRYVRRSGLYEQRMHRAALEYIQGIRDGMAELVYRGIK; encoded by the exons ATGGTGTCTACAGCCATTGCTCTGGCCTTCGTGCCGTTGTTTCTCACGTTGATCATCCGGTACCGGTTTTACTTCGTGCTGTTCTACCGGGCTGTGCTGCTCCGCTGGGTTCAAGATTTCATGACAGGAATTAGCAGGGAGGAGAGAGTGTATGAGTACGTCCTCACACACGCCATGCCAGGAGATCCTGACAGTGTTCTTGACTCCTTCGACCTCTGGTGCAACAATGTCGAATTCATCAGCCATATAGGACCCAAAAaag GTTCGATCCTGGATCGTCTACTGAAGGAGATCTGTCCTCTGACGGTATTGGAACTGGGGGCTCACTGTGGTTACACCACGGTTAGAATCGCTCGCTCGCTTCCTCTCGGTGCTCGGCTTTACTCAGTGGAAATGGATGAGAGGAATGCACGTGTGGCTGAGAAGATCATCCGGCTGGCCGGGTACGACGATGACACG GTAGAGCTGATTGTGAGACCTTCCGATGAGGTGATTCCCCGTTTACGTGAAGAGTTTGGTATTGAGCGCCTGGATTTTGTGTTTATGGACCACTGGAAACGATGTTACCTGCCGGATCTTCAGGCTCTGGAGGACAGCGGGTTACTGGGTGAAGGCTCAGTGGTGTTGGCTGATAACGTTGTGTTTCCCGGTGCTCCAAGCTTCCTGCGCTATGTGCGTCGCTCTGGCCTCTATGAACAACGCATGCACCGCGCCGCACTCGAGTACATCCAGGGAATCCGTGATGGCATGGCAGAACTTGTGTACCGTGGCATCAAGTAA